A part of Leptospira yasudae genomic DNA contains:
- a CDS encoding ATP-binding protein, translating to MSLRKKITLYLSGAVLSAFLLITIGQAILTYTEFKKDERRIVLIESIRVQREVEVSFGRPFDRLLGIRDVAQISKQSRGEILALLKTLASENELVFGTWTIWEPNAFDGSDARYKNALFHDSTGRLNYYVNKSDSPQNLRVDLNVDYESENDKSSKFYFAPKRTKKDVVMSPYLYYAGDHRIWIVSLITPILRNGVFAGVFGVDYILKDISEKMKSFKPLQGKGYARIIFPDGTFLPPTVGDEPPVPSEEFLKKETGETHMLDEERYFRAILPMRFSGSGTQLHIEVGIPHSIFYEELAFLILKNTILVFVFSLIALGVLNFVLKKWFLNGLSQAEAFSKEIEKGNLNAAIPHTEDDELGTLVNSLDSMRRSLKNVLAELQLSNAIIGKNNEKLRMALVGAGMATWELDFKSGIIFFPEGEVSFLSVSESRKMKVKDFLKRFHRAQRMEMLRYVQKFFYGSSNEIEILFPNVLPEGVRWFRARGGWGNANEIPNREKLSGTLSGIVFDVTDWRQAEDLRKANGEILIRTRIIEIQKKELEDALQELKNAQNKLIASEKWASLGQLVTSIAHEINNPLGAIKAGLQTIEAVSQSFQNKIFQVSVTIPRLGEEDRNSFFEIYAIAMDSKEPPLGFKMRQQAKSLENALNFYNVLHAERVSILLTELGLQDVHERWAPFLNHPDVFELLSFIDSTLSFLRNISVMRLSVEKTRKTVFALSSYSSLSANRSPRPIQIGRSIQKVLETNLKLSLRDTLIRIKLSNLPTIDCDPEEITQVWTHLILNAVQATGGAGTVDIYGSVIPDRNRVQIFIQDDGPGIRKEIQSKIFDPFFSTKEQGEGIGLGLDICKRILEKYDGSIELVSSSVGACFRIEFPISNSYLVNPSSEEFKSSSIKEEV from the coding sequence ATGAGCCTTCGAAAAAAAATCACTCTCTATCTTTCCGGCGCCGTATTGTCCGCGTTTCTACTCATAACGATCGGACAGGCGATTCTTACTTATACGGAATTTAAAAAAGACGAACGAAGAATCGTCCTGATCGAATCGATCCGCGTTCAAAGAGAAGTGGAAGTTTCCTTCGGAAGACCGTTCGATCGTCTGCTCGGAATCCGGGACGTCGCACAGATCTCCAAACAAAGCCGCGGAGAAATCTTAGCACTTTTAAAAACGCTCGCTTCCGAAAACGAACTCGTATTCGGAACCTGGACGATCTGGGAACCGAACGCATTCGACGGTTCCGATGCGAGATATAAGAACGCACTCTTTCACGATTCCACGGGAAGACTCAACTACTACGTAAACAAATCGGATTCTCCCCAAAACCTGCGCGTCGATCTGAACGTGGATTACGAATCGGAAAACGATAAGAGCAGCAAGTTCTACTTCGCTCCCAAACGAACCAAGAAGGACGTGGTGATGAGTCCGTATCTCTATTACGCGGGCGATCATAGAATCTGGATCGTTTCCCTCATCACGCCCATTTTGCGAAACGGAGTTTTTGCGGGAGTGTTCGGAGTGGATTATATCCTAAAGGACATCTCCGAAAAGATGAAATCGTTCAAACCGCTGCAAGGAAAGGGTTACGCGAGAATCATCTTTCCGGACGGAACGTTCCTCCCTCCCACGGTCGGAGACGAACCTCCGGTTCCTTCCGAAGAATTTCTGAAAAAGGAAACGGGGGAAACGCATATGCTCGACGAGGAACGTTATTTCAGGGCGATCCTGCCGATGCGTTTTTCCGGTTCGGGAACCCAGCTTCATATCGAAGTGGGTATACCCCATTCCATCTTTTACGAGGAACTCGCTTTCCTCATTCTGAAAAACACGATCCTCGTCTTCGTGTTCTCCTTAATCGCATTAGGAGTTCTTAATTTCGTATTAAAAAAATGGTTTTTAAACGGACTTTCGCAGGCGGAAGCGTTTTCCAAGGAAATCGAAAAGGGAAATCTGAACGCCGCGATTCCGCATACCGAAGACGACGAACTCGGAACCCTCGTTAATTCTTTGGATTCGATGCGGAGAAGTTTAAAGAACGTCCTCGCGGAACTGCAGCTTTCCAACGCGATCATCGGAAAGAACAACGAGAAACTCAGAATGGCCCTCGTAGGCGCAGGGATGGCGACCTGGGAACTCGACTTCAAAAGCGGCATCATCTTCTTTCCGGAGGGAGAAGTTTCCTTTCTATCGGTGAGCGAATCCAGAAAGATGAAGGTGAAGGACTTCTTAAAAAGATTTCACCGCGCGCAGAGAATGGAAATGCTTCGTTACGTTCAAAAATTTTTCTACGGAAGTTCGAACGAAATCGAAATTCTTTTCCCGAACGTTCTTCCGGAAGGGGTTCGCTGGTTCAGGGCAAGAGGCGGCTGGGGCAACGCAAACGAGATTCCCAATCGGGAGAAACTTTCCGGAACCCTTTCGGGAATCGTTTTCGACGTCACCGATTGGAGACAAGCCGAAGATTTACGTAAGGCGAACGGAGAAATTTTAATCCGAACTCGGATCATCGAAATCCAAAAGAAAGAATTGGAGGACGCTCTTCAAGAACTGAAAAACGCGCAGAACAAACTGATCGCCTCGGAAAAATGGGCCAGTCTCGGTCAGCTGGTTACGAGCATCGCGCACGAGATCAACAATCCGTTAGGCGCGATCAAGGCCGGTCTACAGACGATCGAAGCGGTTTCCCAGTCCTTTCAAAACAAGATCTTTCAGGTTTCGGTCACGATTCCCCGTTTGGGCGAAGAGGATAGAAATTCCTTTTTCGAAATCTACGCGATCGCAATGGATTCCAAAGAACCTCCTCTCGGCTTCAAGATGAGGCAACAGGCGAAGTCTTTAGAAAACGCATTGAATTTTTATAATGTTTTGCACGCGGAACGCGTTTCGATCCTTCTTACCGAGCTCGGTTTACAGGACGTTCACGAACGTTGGGCGCCTTTCTTGAATCATCCGGACGTGTTCGAACTATTGAGCTTTATCGACTCCACGCTTTCCTTTTTGAGAAATATCAGCGTTATGCGCCTTTCTGTCGAAAAGACGAGAAAAACCGTCTTTGCCCTCAGTTCTTATTCTTCCCTTTCCGCAAATCGTTCTCCGCGACCGATTCAAATCGGTCGTTCCATTCAAAAAGTATTGGAAACCAATCTGAAACTTTCCTTGCGGGACACGCTCATTCGAATCAAACTCTCCAATCTTCCCACGATCGATTGTGATCCGGAGGAAATCACGCAGGTTTGGACTCATTTGATTCTCAATGCGGTCCAAGCGACGGGGGGTGCAGGAACGGTGGACATTTACGGTTCCGTGATTCCCGATCGAAACCGAGTCCAAATTTTCATCCAAGACGACGGACCCGGAATCCGCAAAGAAATTCAATCCAAGATCTTCGATCCTTTCTTTTCCACAAAGGAACAAGGAGAAGGAATCGGACTCGGCTTGGACATCTGCAAACGCATTCTGGAAAAATACGACGGAAGCATCGAACTGGTTTCCTCTTCGGTCGGCGCTTGTTTTCGAATCGAATTTCCGATCTCGAATTCCTATCTCGTAAATCCTTCCTCGGAAGAATTCAAGTCTTCATCGATCAAAGAGGAAGTTTAA